In bacterium, the following proteins share a genomic window:
- a CDS encoding iron-containing alcohol dehydrogenase: MIKKFKFICEPQVFYGNNSVSLLPSIVKETKRKKLLVVVDSNFSKTSFFRDIEKKLSGEKIDFVVFDKISGEPTTDIGDECAEFGKENKCDIVCGIGGGSSLDVAKASSVIITNGGCVKDYQGLNKVPGPGLPKIMIPTTAGTGSEVTFTAVFIREDTKEKGGINSPYLYPEYAILDPVLTVSLPTNITSSTGLDALCHAIESYISKNSNFLSESISLCAIKYIWENLPIVYSKDEDLKAREKMLYGSFLAGLGLVNAGVTAVHSISYPLGGVYRVPHGVGNGLLLPYVLEFDIKKDISYTVERKLSSIVDIVRSDFKGDEKEKAKFLVDEIKNFLKLFKMPKLRDFNIDKENFSKLAEDALKVSVPIMNNPVAIKKEDIIEIYNNAY, from the coding sequence ATGATAAAAAAATTTAAATTTATATGTGAACCACAAGTTTTTTATGGGAATAATTCTGTTTCTTTACTTCCATCAATTGTTAAAGAAACAAAAAGAAAAAAATTACTTGTTGTTGTAGATTCAAACTTCTCAAAAACAAGTTTTTTCAGGGATATAGAAAAAAAACTTTCTGGTGAAAAAATTGATTTCGTTGTTTTTGATAAAATTTCTGGTGAGCCAACAACTGATATTGGAGATGAATGTGCAGAATTCGGGAAAGAAAATAAATGTGATATTGTTTGTGGAATTGGCGGAGGGAGTAGTTTGGATGTTGCAAAAGCATCATCTGTTATAATTACAAATGGCGGATGTGTAAAAGATTATCAGGGATTAAATAAAGTCCCTGGACCGGGACTGCCTAAAATAATGATACCAACAACTGCCGGGACAGGGAGCGAAGTTACATTTACTGCTGTATTTATTAGAGAGGATACAAAAGAAAAAGGTGGAATAAATAGTCCATATCTTTATCCTGAATATGCAATACTTGACCCTGTCCTGACAGTTTCTTTACCAACAAATATAACATCCTCAACCGGGCTTGATGCTCTTTGTCATGCAATAGAAAGTTATATTTCAAAAAATTCAAATTTCCTTTCAGAATCTATCTCTCTTTGTGCTATAAAATATATCTGGGAAAATTTACCAATTGTTTATTCAAAAGATGAGGACTTAAAGGCAAGAGAGAAAATGCTTTATGGCAGTTTTCTTGCAGGCCTTGGACTTGTAAATGCAGGGGTAACTGCTGTACATTCTATATCTTATCCCTTGGGAGGTGTCTATAGAGTTCCACATGGAGTTGGAAATGGACTTCTTCTCCCTTATGTTTTAGAATTTGATATTAAAAAAGATATTTCTTATACTGTTGAAAGGAAATTATCTTCAATTGTTGATATTGTTAGAAGTGACTTCAAAGGAGATGAAAAAGAAAAAGCAAAGTTTTTAGTTGATGAAATAAAAAATTTCCTTAAATTATTCAAAATGCCCAAATTAAGGGATTTTAATATTGATAAAGAAAATTTCTCAAAACTTGCAGAAGATGCCTTAAAGGTCTCAGTTCCTATAATGAACAACCCTGTTGCAATAAAAAAAGAAGATATAATTGAAATTTATAATAATGCCTATTAA